The sequence ATCATAGCTAATAGCCTGTAAAATAGGGGAAAATGGAAGAGGTTTCCCCGAAGGATCACGTGAGAAGATAGAGGCAAGGTCAAAACGAAATCCATCCACGTGCATTTCCTGAACCCAATAACGTAAGGAATCCAAAATCAATTGCGTGGTGGGAGTGTGATTCGTATTTACCGTATTGCCACACCCTGAATAATTGGCAAACTCTCCTTGGGAATTCACTATGTAATAAGAAGGAAGATCTATCCACTGTAGAGGACAAGTTGTATTTTCTAATCCGGTATGATTGAAAACAACATCAAGAATGACTTCAATACCTGCTTGATGCAATGCTTTGACTAGAGTTTTGAATTCTCGGATAGGTGCACATGGATCCGACCCATAGGCATAGCGTCGACAAGGAGAAAAAAAATTTACTGGAGAATAACCCCAGTAGTTGCAAAGGTGGGGGAAATGCTCATTGCGAAAAGGATGATGTGTTTCATCAAATTCAAAAATAGGGAGCAGCTCAATAGCAGTAATTCCTAGCTTTTTTAGGTAATCTATTTTCTCCACAATCCCTAGGAAAGTTCCCGGATAACGTGACTTAGAAGAATTATTCCAAGTAAATGAGCGCACATGCATTTCATAAATGATTGATTCTTCTTTAGGTAAATTGAGACTACGATCTCCTTCCCAAGAAAACTCTTCATTTTTTAAATAACTAAAGGCATAGTCTCCAGGAGTTTTTGTAGACCCAAAAGTTTGTGGAGAACGAAGGTTTTTTGCATAAGGATCAGCAAGATATTTTTTAAAATCAAATCTGCCTAAAGAGCTTGTAGGACCATCTACACGAAAAGCATATGACCATAGATCTGAAATTCCTTCCACTTCTATGTGCCAGATGGCTCCTGTGCGGTTTTCTTTGCGAGACAAAACGATTTCTTGCGTATAGAAGTTTTTATCAGCAAGAACAAGTACAACTTGAGTGGCTTGTGAAGAAAATAACGCAAAACGATAACGGTCAGAAGAAAGCTGAGTCGCTCCCAAAGGTAGTGGAGAGCCTGGATAAAAACTAATTTTGCCCATTGCTAACCCGATAGCATAATGGGTTGAGAAACACAAGAAAGTTTTTGATTTCAAGTCTTTGAAATCGTTTACTAACAAATCTACAATATGTTAACTTAAAGAAGTAACAATTATCACAAGGAGATTCCCTCATGTCTAGGCAAAATGCTGAGGAAAATCTAAAAAATTTTGCTAAAGAACTAAAGCTACCTGACGTAGCTTTTGATCAGAATAATACGTGCATTTTGTTTGTTGACGGCGAATTTTCTCTTCACCTCACTTACGAAGAACATTCTGATCGTTTGTATGTGTACGCTCCCTTGTTAGACGGTTTGCCAGATAATACCCAAAGAAAGCTAGCTTTATATGAAAAGCTTTTAGAGGGATCTATGCTTGGCGGACAAATGGCTGGTGGTGGCGTTGGAGTTGCTACTAAGGAACAGCTCGTTTTAATGCATTGTGTTTTAGATATGAAATATGCTGAAACCAACCTTTTAAAAGCATTCGCTCAGTTGTTTATTGAAACTGTTGTGAAGTGGCGGACTGTTTGTGCTGATATTTGTGCAGGTAGGGAACCTTCCGTAGATACTATGCCTCAAATGCCTCAAACCGGTGGCGGAATGCAACCTCCTCCTACAGGAATTCGTGCGTAAAGCGTAACTTCATCCAGGGTGCGTCACGCGTTTTTTCTATATGGCAAAGACGCTCCTTGTTCTTAGCTAAGTTGCACAACTTTCTATAAATAAAAAGTTTTGAAGTCATTGCTAACTCCTTCCTTTTAGTTAAATCATTCTGTGATTTTGCATCATAGATAATCGTTTTCGTGTGCGAGGAAAATTCTCTTCGCCATTCTTTTTTTCGTTTTCCAATGACTCATATTGACGATATTATTTTGCAGATGTATAACACATTGTCTCGTGATATTAGCTTCTAAGACAAGCTGACCAAGCTGATATTGAGGTTTGGGTGATAGGCTATGCCCAACTAGATAGTAAAGAGACACTTTGTAGTAGCCCATGTGAAGAATACATCGTGCCTCTCGAATAAATTCCAGAGGAAAGTTTGAATTTATTGACAAAATTACAAGTGGCGAGATTTTTTCAATTTTGTGTTATGTGTGAACGTCTTTAGCTATATCCTTGAGGTATTTTACAGAAGCCTTATTGGAGTTCTAATCTTAAAAGTCGTTAGATTTCAATCTCTTAGGCTTGTCTGATTTTCACAATATTTACATAGCAACATAACCTCTGCTCGCTATAAGCAAGAGAGCATTAGCTCTAAGAAAATTCAATAGGTGATTATATGATGTTTGGTTATTTTGTCGGGTATTTAGGAGCAGATCCTGAAGAGAGAATGACTTCAAAAGGTAAACGTGTAGTTGTGTTGCGTCTAGGTGTGAAATCTCGCGTAGGAACCAA is a genomic window of Chlamydia psittaci 6BC containing:
- a CDS encoding glycogen debranching protein — encoded protein: MGKISFYPGSPLPLGATQLSSDRYRFALFSSQATQVVLVLADKNFYTQEIVLSRKENRTGAIWHIEVEGISDLWSYAFRVDGPTSSLGRFDFKKYLADPYAKNLRSPQTFGSTKTPGDYAFSYLKNEEFSWEGDRSLNLPKEESIIYEMHVRSFTWNNSSKSRYPGTFLGIVEKIDYLKKLGITAIELLPIFEFDETHHPFRNEHFPHLCNYWGYSPVNFFSPCRRYAYGSDPCAPIREFKTLVKALHQAGIEVILDVVFNHTGLENTTCPLQWIDLPSYYIVNSQGEFANYSGCGNTVNTNHTPTTQLILDSLRYWVQEMHVDGFRFDLASIFSRDPSGKPLPFSPILQAISYDPILAETKIIAEPWDAAGLYQLGYFPTLNSRWSEWNGQYRDTVKAFLNGNDQLIGTFASKISGSQDLYPYGSPCNSINYICSHDGFTLYDTVSYNNKHNEENQEGNCDGSDANYSYNFGEEGETQNPQIIELRQRQMRNFLLTLFLSQGIPMLQSGDEYGHTAKGNNNRWSLDTDANHFLWDELSNNSSLVDFVCNAIHFRKKHKEIFNQGFLTQDNITWLDATANPIQWSPGKFLAYELKHAHYSLFTAFYTGEGQIEVHLPNLREKFIPYQKIADSSSGFVSQYLPEKITLDSYMMLVAMSYADDKH
- a CDS encoding type III secretion chaperone Slc1 — protein: MSRQNAEENLKNFAKELKLPDVAFDQNNTCILFVDGEFSLHLTYEEHSDRLYVYAPLLDGLPDNTQRKLALYEKLLEGSMLGGQMAGGGVGVATKEQLVLMHCVLDMKYAETNLLKAFAQLFIETVVKWRTVCADICAGREPSVDTMPQMPQTGGGMQPPPTGIRA